From a single Pseudoalteromonas nigrifaciens genomic region:
- a CDS encoding LPD38 domain-containing protein, which produces MANKIVDPFTNKEIEFIDPFAEPESEGGISAAFGASVDKVQELGYRAVKGFTDTGEKGSEQEEGSISQKVANTIGQGGSLAEWAQEGIDRNVKEQQAYKPTVGSYKDIDSLGDLGSYTGELVAGSLPYMAAAATGVGALGMAGGLSNEAYEKQPEGEKDEVKAVASGAGQMLLERLGIKVSMGQLGKDILKDGVVETAKRMGKGELVDAVRDPSFAKRIFKGAVGEGLTETGQEALAQWGAGKSIDEFEGLDEAFVGGFAVGGVMRTGSESAQKVMGYQKKTAEAVKSGADQLIEAGASPEEAIETVKKQQYEAAIKQGLSDVEASAVVARTMKEKFGIDDPLFAAAAEPVQAQEAGQAQAIPEDTQIPVFENDDIDYDVPTAAREAGFGQDPRAAGQYGDMLTSPQQQSLKDLDAGNNAPTVDERVKAAAFDKTPTPEDRFSPIKYQHEGELLGPDAQNAQGIDNAPIDGQVVPEQGKLPTAEQTKNREMREQAQADIESQPKGIEQKDIIFGEDGRPQQRAAEQVKQAGKDSQNLLPQKDIIFAGNESGVNVAKNGEAFKTKRDALLSKEARAARRAGKKTKAVSFDNGFGWTVKSDASTAPNTAPDISADKQQADATLTDEGTITQSPETDTVAQNEQGDQAQPAQQEGKNIAGEMLNDEWQSFTKESGTKNIPRSEMPQIKAENRGAMVNFMKARDIGNEKDEVQASSLKPTQQEFSPAKVKKAMEFEGGNRSILVSNDGYVLDGHHQWLAAREKGESVKVTRLNAPIEQLVPLAKEMPSTETQDDAGKLTATGNEEVATTGKLNDDNGKQSEQKGVETAEAGKLIEQEPATTEQASELPPILKTTKRKWLQSQAKEQGLKKGSPGFDVAMAKIEEGYEPAIDRALAESSFETYKKFNDDTPEGINRMAYNELRKEFGIDDTPPPIKEAVKPAKKTEPPKSGFSLPESKRPEQLNSEEAASEQAKEGSASEGDTVKFFSKGSSNKAKGVSKVDAERAADNFLKSLKGAAGIKVKVLQTSSEAEKLWRMNLAGSVVKGAYSENSKTVYVIAENIDSESDLKQTLAHETIAHGGLDTVIGKDAKQAFIDRIKATKGRKAFEKYWKDANNDYWDASQDVKAEEIFARFVENEPTKGELKYWWQALKRFIRAQLDKVGLAYSEDTELTAMREMLESIVKGFKAQRTNSESANSELAYSKGDKKLSKTANTDTRTAKEKLGLVEQAKETIAQQAKSKIEANLNALKSAPFWNRLNEGIFDGLAGIKQAEDSVGITDVNKQGYVSARLAAGVSDVLHGVFNYGAPMWKDGIVQRKEGTKGLLEVFGMVGEDLNDWLAWMGAHRAEKLQSQGRENNLTKADIAELKALGNGKEKSFEKVREEYNKINSAILDLAQGAGLISKAQRAAFDEEYYVPFFRDMGETDSEMDAIKRTIIEPHVRAGIASQSAKIKELKGGKQSTKDLLENIITRQSTLIEASLKNKAMQEVVSNLDGTDFMSHEKSDEAKSRTQQQLNNDHKVRVMINGEPEAYLVSDPALLRSLIQINSSGSQNIVNKLGRSAKRFLTAGITLSPDFIAKNFIRDAVHAWMISKDGFKFGTDSYKGLKKAFKEDETYRDLIFSGAAFQGGYIHGADPEAAAQQTRRSLRSKGLTTKEVDTYMGSLITNGKQMLEVYRNVSDKVENANRLSTYESGLSAGKTKREAAFLAKDLMDYSLKGNFTTINFMIDMLPFFNARLQGMSKLVRASKASDGDQVLRVLSANLAMKGIKLAGLSLALAMYNDDDERYQELPDWDKDINWHFWAGEDHWRIPKPFELGVIFGTMPERLFNYAAGNQTDKDLQKSIMNAVLNTMALNPTPQFILPFVETTINKSFFRDAPIEGMADQNKQPEDRYSAHTSDIAISIGKQFGISPKKVEHIIKGYTGTIGGYVLGASDIVARQIMGKESADTPINRYPVIKAFYQGDRPKGSTKFADEFYNALDTANQAYGSYKRAMELGDNARIQELVEKEGAKIQSKSGLAKIQRVISKIGKAQKAINDSKELSGEQKRKQLDELQRQKNAVYHQAYVGFNLGEW; this is translated from the coding sequence ATGGCCAATAAAATAGTAGATCCATTTACAAATAAAGAAATTGAATTTATTGACCCTTTTGCTGAGCCAGAATCGGAAGGCGGCATATCTGCAGCATTTGGCGCAAGCGTTGATAAGGTTCAAGAGCTAGGCTATCGAGCGGTTAAGGGCTTTACTGATACCGGCGAAAAGGGCAGCGAACAAGAGGAGGGCTCAATATCTCAGAAGGTGGCAAATACCATCGGGCAAGGAGGATCGCTAGCTGAGTGGGCGCAAGAAGGGATCGATCGTAACGTTAAGGAGCAGCAAGCGTACAAGCCTACAGTTGGCTCATATAAAGATATTGATAGCCTTGGCGACTTAGGGAGCTACACTGGTGAGCTTGTTGCTGGCTCGCTTCCTTATATGGCCGCTGCAGCAACTGGCGTTGGCGCGCTAGGCATGGCCGGTGGACTATCTAACGAGGCATACGAAAAGCAACCCGAAGGCGAAAAAGACGAAGTTAAAGCGGTTGCATCCGGTGCCGGCCAAATGCTGCTTGAGCGCTTAGGCATCAAGGTTAGCATGGGGCAGCTAGGTAAAGACATTTTAAAAGATGGCGTAGTCGAAACAGCTAAGCGCATGGGCAAGGGCGAACTTGTAGATGCAGTGCGCGACCCAAGCTTTGCTAAGCGCATATTCAAAGGCGCAGTAGGCGAAGGCTTAACAGAAACAGGACAAGAAGCCTTGGCGCAATGGGGCGCTGGCAAAAGCATTGATGAATTTGAAGGGCTAGACGAAGCCTTTGTTGGCGGCTTTGCGGTAGGTGGCGTGATGCGTACCGGCTCAGAGTCGGCACAAAAGGTAATGGGCTATCAGAAAAAAACAGCGGAAGCAGTTAAAAGCGGTGCAGATCAACTTATAGAGGCTGGGGCGTCGCCAGAAGAAGCAATCGAAACTGTTAAAAAGCAGCAGTATGAAGCAGCCATAAAGCAAGGGCTGAGCGATGTTGAAGCGTCGGCAGTCGTTGCGCGCACAATGAAAGAAAAATTTGGCATTGACGATCCTTTGTTTGCAGCAGCGGCAGAGCCTGTGCAGGCACAAGAGGCCGGGCAAGCTCAGGCGATACCAGAAGATACGCAAATACCTGTATTTGAAAATGATGATATTGATTACGATGTGCCTACAGCAGCGAGGGAAGCTGGTTTTGGTCAAGACCCAAGAGCAGCTGGTCAGTATGGCGATATGCTTACCAGTCCGCAGCAGCAGTCTTTAAAGGACTTAGATGCCGGAAACAACGCGCCTACTGTAGACGAACGAGTAAAAGCAGCAGCGTTTGACAAGACGCCAACGCCAGAGGATCGCTTTAGTCCTATTAAGTACCAACACGAAGGCGAGCTATTAGGCCCAGACGCTCAAAACGCGCAAGGTATAGACAATGCACCAATAGACGGCCAAGTAGTGCCAGAGCAAGGCAAGCTACCAACGGCAGAGCAAACTAAAAACCGTGAAATGCGCGAGCAAGCACAAGCTGATATTGAGTCACAGCCTAAAGGTATTGAGCAAAAGGATATTATTTTTGGCGAAGATGGCAGGCCGCAGCAGCGCGCAGCAGAGCAGGTTAAGCAAGCCGGTAAAGACTCGCAAAATTTATTACCACAAAAAGATATTATCTTTGCAGGTAACGAAAGTGGCGTTAACGTGGCTAAAAATGGTGAAGCATTTAAAACCAAACGCGATGCGCTATTAAGCAAAGAAGCGCGAGCAGCACGCAGAGCAGGCAAAAAAACTAAAGCAGTTAGTTTTGATAATGGTTTTGGCTGGACCGTCAAAAGCGATGCAAGTACCGCACCTAATACAGCTCCGGATATAAGTGCGGACAAACAGCAAGCAGATGCTACCCTCACAGATGAGGGTACCATAACGCAAAGCCCTGAAACTGATACGGTTGCGCAAAATGAACAGGGCGATCAAGCGCAACCAGCCCAACAAGAAGGTAAGAATATCGCAGGTGAAATGCTTAATGATGAGTGGCAATCTTTTACAAAGGAGAGCGGCACCAAAAATATACCGCGTTCAGAAATGCCACAAATTAAAGCTGAAAATCGCGGCGCTATGGTTAACTTTATGAAAGCGCGTGATATTGGCAATGAAAAAGATGAGGTGCAAGCAAGCTCATTAAAGCCAACGCAGCAAGAATTTTCACCAGCCAAAGTTAAAAAGGCAATGGAATTTGAGGGCGGCAATCGCTCTATATTGGTATCGAATGACGGTTATGTACTCGACGGCCATCACCAGTGGTTAGCTGCCCGTGAAAAAGGTGAGTCAGTAAAAGTAACCCGATTAAATGCGCCTATTGAACAGTTGGTACCATTGGCCAAAGAAATGCCCAGCACTGAAACGCAGGACGATGCTGGTAAACTAACTGCCACTGGTAATGAAGAAGTTGCCACAACTGGTAAATTAAATGATGATAATGGTAAACAATCTGAACAAAAAGGCGTTGAAACTGCCGAAGCTGGTAAATTAATTGAACAAGAACCGGCAACCACTGAACAAGCAAGCGAGCTACCACCAATACTAAAAACCACTAAGCGCAAATGGCTACAAAGCCAAGCCAAAGAGCAAGGGCTTAAAAAAGGCTCGCCAGGCTTTGACGTTGCCATGGCAAAAATAGAAGAAGGCTACGAGCCAGCTATTGATAGAGCGCTTGCTGAGTCGTCATTTGAAACGTATAAAAAGTTTAACGACGATACGCCAGAGGGCATTAACCGCATGGCGTATAACGAATTGCGTAAAGAGTTTGGCATTGATGATACGCCACCGCCAATTAAAGAAGCCGTTAAGCCCGCTAAAAAAACAGAGCCGCCTAAGAGCGGTTTTTCTTTGCCTGAATCAAAGAGGCCAGAGCAGCTTAATAGCGAGGAAGCGGCTAGCGAGCAAGCAAAGGAAGGCTCCGCCAGTGAAGGTGATACCGTTAAGTTTTTCTCTAAAGGCAGCAGTAATAAGGCAAAAGGCGTAAGCAAGGTTGATGCAGAAAGGGCCGCCGACAACTTTTTAAAATCATTAAAAGGGGCCGCTGGCATTAAAGTAAAGGTGCTGCAAACCAGTAGCGAAGCTGAAAAGCTTTGGCGCATGAACTTAGCTGGATCGGTAGTTAAAGGTGCTTACAGCGAAAACAGTAAAACAGTGTATGTGATAGCCGAAAACATCGACAGTGAAAGCGACTTGAAGCAAACCCTAGCGCACGAAACAATAGCGCACGGCGGCCTTGATACTGTTATTGGTAAAGATGCTAAGCAAGCATTTATTGATCGCATAAAAGCTACTAAGGGCCGTAAAGCATTTGAGAAATACTGGAAGGACGCAAACAACGACTACTGGGATGCAAGCCAGGACGTAAAAGCCGAAGAGATATTTGCCCGCTTTGTAGAAAACGAACCCACTAAAGGCGAGCTTAAATATTGGTGGCAAGCACTTAAACGCTTTATACGTGCACAGCTTGATAAAGTAGGCCTGGCTTATAGCGAAGATACCGAACTAACAGCAATGCGTGAAATGCTAGAAAGCATTGTAAAGGGGTTTAAAGCGCAGCGCACCAACAGCGAAAGCGCAAACAGCGAGCTTGCCTACAGCAAAGGCGATAAAAAGTTAAGCAAAACTGCAAACACCGATACCCGCACTGCCAAAGAAAAGCTTGGGCTTGTTGAGCAAGCAAAAGAAACTATTGCACAGCAAGCTAAGTCAAAAATTGAAGCCAATTTAAACGCACTTAAAAGCGCGCCATTTTGGAACAGGTTAAATGAAGGTATATTTGACGGCTTAGCTGGCATTAAGCAGGCAGAGGATAGCGTAGGCATAACCGATGTTAATAAACAGGGGTATGTAAGCGCAAGGCTTGCCGCTGGTGTTTCTGATGTGTTACATGGCGTGTTTAACTATGGCGCCCCTATGTGGAAAGACGGCATAGTGCAGCGAAAAGAAGGTACTAAAGGGCTGCTAGAAGTGTTCGGCATGGTTGGCGAGGACTTAAATGACTGGCTAGCGTGGATGGGCGCACATCGAGCTGAAAAGCTACAATCGCAAGGCCGTGAAAACAACTTAACAAAAGCAGATATTGCAGAGTTAAAAGCGCTTGGTAACGGAAAAGAAAAGTCATTTGAAAAAGTACGTGAAGAATACAATAAAATTAACTCGGCCATATTGGATTTAGCGCAAGGGGCAGGGTTAATTAGTAAAGCGCAGCGTGCAGCGTTCGATGAAGAATATTATGTGCCATTTTTCCGCGATATGGGCGAAACAGACTCAGAAATGGACGCAATCAAGCGCACTATAATTGAGCCGCACGTTCGTGCTGGTATAGCCAGTCAGTCGGCAAAAATAAAAGAGCTAAAAGGGGGCAAGCAATCAACCAAAGATTTGCTAGAAAATATTATTACTCGCCAGAGCACACTTATTGAAGCATCGCTAAAAAACAAGGCTATGCAAGAGGTTGTTAGCAACTTAGATGGCACTGACTTCATGAGCCATGAAAAAAGCGATGAGGCAAAATCTCGAACCCAGCAGCAGCTAAATAACGATCACAAAGTAAGGGTAATGATTAACGGCGAGCCAGAGGCCTACCTTGTGAGCGATCCCGCCTTACTGCGATCGTTAATACAAATAAACAGTAGCGGAAGCCAGAACATAGTTAATAAGCTTGGCAGAAGTGCTAAGCGATTTTTAACAGCGGGCATAACGCTGTCGCCTGACTTTATCGCTAAAAACTTTATTCGCGATGCTGTTCATGCATGGATGATAAGCAAGGATGGCTTTAAATTTGGCACCGACAGCTATAAAGGGTTGAAAAAAGCATTTAAAGAGGATGAAACGTATCGCGACTTAATATTTAGCGGCGCGGCGTTTCAGGGGGGTTATATTCATGGGGCAGATCCTGAGGCTGCAGCGCAGCAAACTCGCCGCTCTTTACGATCTAAAGGCTTAACCACAAAAGAAGTGGATACCTACATGGGCAGCTTAATAACTAATGGCAAGCAAATGCTAGAGGTGTATAGAAATGTAAGCGACAAAGTTGAAAACGCCAACCGACTAAGCACTTACGAGTCGGGTTTGAGTGCAGGGAAAACAAAGCGTGAAGCGGCATTTTTGGCAAAAGACTTAATGGATTACAGCCTAAAAGGGAACTTTACAACAATAAACTTTATGATTGATATGCTGCCATTTTTCAACGCCAGGCTACAAGGCATGAGTAAGCTAGTAAGAGCATCAAAGGCGAGTGATGGCGATCAGGTTCTGCGCGTGCTGAGCGCTAACTTGGCAATGAAAGGCATAAAACTAGCGGGACTTAGCCTTGCATTGGCGATGTACAATGATGACGATGAGCGTTATCAGGAACTGCCAGATTGGGATAAAGATATAAACTGGCACTTTTGGGCTGGCGAAGATCACTGGCGCATACCTAAGCCGTTTGAGCTAGGGGTTATATTTGGCACTATGCCAGAGCGGCTATTTAACTATGCCGCAGGTAACCAAACTGATAAGGACCTTCAAAAGTCAATTATGAATGCAGTGCTAAATACTATGGCATTAAACCCAACGCCTCAGTTTATATTGCCATTCGTAGAAACGACTATAAACAAGTCATTTTTTAGGGATGCGCCTATTGAGGGTATGGCGGATCAAAACAAGCAGCCAGAGGACAGGTACAGCGCACACACTAGTGATATAGCAATATCAATAGGCAAGCAGTTTGGTATATCGCCTAAAAAAGTTGAGCACATTATTAAGGGTTATACGGGTACTATTGGTGGCTACGTCCTCGGCGCAAGCGATATAGTAGCGCGCCAAATAATGGGCAAAGAGTCGGCCGATACGCCAATAAATAGATACCCGGTCATAAAAGCTTTTTATCAAGGCGATAGGCCTAAAGGCAGCACCAAATTTGCTGATGAGTTTTACAATGCGCTCGACACTGCAAATCAAGCTTACGGCAGCTATAAGCGCGCAATGGAGCTTGGTGACAATGCGAGAATTCAAGAGCTGGTAGAAAAAGAAGGCGCTAAAATACAAAGCAAGTCAGGGCTTGCAAAAATACAGCGCGTCATTTCTAAAATTGGCAAAGCGCAAAAGGCTATAAACGACAGCAAGGAGTTAAGCGGTGAGCAAAAACGCAAACAGCTTGATGAACTACAGCGCCAGAAAAACGCAGTGTACCACCAAGCTTATGTAGGGTTTAATCTAGGGGAGTGGTAA
- a CDS encoding DUF4156 domain-containing protein yields MEKIELDLLLKKWSLNMKIHIVFISLLLTSCVTIPELKSEANNVKVVSTDRAVISCQSLGLVYGYSDNGFEGYAGAAGISQRHSVYDAQNKAYDLGADTILIINTNPRIGGTDTAAEAFKCNF; encoded by the coding sequence GTGGAAAAAATTGAATTAGATCTTTTATTAAAGAAATGGAGCCTTAACATGAAAATTCACATTGTTTTTATATCTTTATTACTGACCAGTTGCGTCACTATTCCAGAACTAAAGTCAGAAGCTAATAATGTTAAGGTTGTATCAACTGACAGGGCAGTAATCAGCTGTCAGTCATTAGGCTTGGTTTATGGATACAGTGATAACGGTTTTGAGGGTTATGCTGGTGCAGCAGGGATAAGTCAGCGCCACTCTGTATACGACGCGCAAAATAAGGCTTATGATTTAGGGGCTGACACAATATTAATTATAAATACAAACCCTAGAATAGGCGGGACAGATACTGCCGCAGAAGCATTTAAATGTAATTTTTGA
- a CDS encoding Arc family DNA-binding protein has protein sequence MSRDIAPFGVRMPSHLKEELHKKSSLNGRSLNAEIVSRLEKSVDEEANKIEHVNIDLLEQLQAALDQRQALGNQVHTMQERLGGLSILLSNLNHHVIPALCQAKNTRLGSAGTTYGDKDRLCAFVNGFFGASGIVFYIRDGHSNHSALTVLLKGDTNNFLADATSMTVERLPREREVLELFQELDERGLLDVAEFATTRVKQTRDLPVEQAIEELEQYKTKPVRSNIYEFLSLFFSEPDKVKSKWFVEEWKKLN, from the coding sequence ATGAGTAGAGACATAGCTCCATTTGGGGTTAGGATGCCTAGCCATTTAAAAGAAGAGCTTCACAAAAAATCTAGCCTGAACGGCCGCTCTTTGAACGCAGAGATAGTCTCAAGGCTAGAGAAATCTGTTGATGAAGAAGCAAATAAAATTGAGCATGTAAATATCGACTTGTTGGAGCAGTTGCAAGCAGCGTTAGATCAGCGTCAAGCTCTAGGGAATCAGGTCCACACCATGCAAGAAAGGCTGGGCGGGCTATCTATATTGCTATCAAATCTTAATCATCATGTAATACCTGCTTTGTGCCAAGCGAAAAATACACGACTTGGCAGCGCTGGCACAACTTATGGTGATAAAGATCGCCTTTGCGCATTTGTTAACGGCTTCTTTGGTGCCTCAGGAATTGTGTTTTACATACGTGATGGACACTCTAACCATAGCGCGTTAACGGTTTTATTAAAGGGTGATACAAATAACTTTCTTGCAGACGCCACGTCCATGACCGTTGAGCGCCTGCCAAGGGAAAGAGAGGTTTTAGAATTATTTCAAGAGCTCGACGAGCGCGGCCTTCTTGATGTTGCTGAATTTGCCACCACTCGCGTTAAGCAAACTCGCGACTTACCCGTAGAGCAAGCGATTGAAGAGTTAGAGCAATACAAAACTAAGCCTGTGCGCTCTAATATTTACGAATTTTTAAGCCTATTTTTTAGCGAGCCAGATAAAGTTAAGTCTAAATGGTTTGTTGAAGAGTGGAAAAAATTGAATTAG
- a CDS encoding phage antirepressor KilAC domain-containing protein, whose product MNSIVTLNDTNCPITTSLAIAEGVGNPHASVIKVIRQNIADFEEFGNIGFEIQNSISGAGRPTEYAILNEQQSALLLTYFRNNDTVKAFKKALIKAFFEMRDELNKRQAPAENLSRMDILQLAMQSEEERLRLEQEKLKLEHQIEEEAPRVAFAKQVEAAPDAISVAQAAKVIGTGQRRLFAFLRQIGWISRRNEPYQTKIESGYLDVKLGSWDHPDHGLKQSVTALVTGKGLSKLQKLWSERDQDHAA is encoded by the coding sequence ATGAACAGCATCGTGACCTTAAATGATACAAATTGCCCGATCACCACCTCGCTGGCAATTGCTGAAGGTGTGGGCAACCCACATGCGTCGGTAATAAAAGTGATCCGCCAGAATATTGCTGATTTTGAAGAGTTTGGCAATATTGGATTTGAAATCCAGAATTCAATTTCAGGGGCTGGGCGCCCAACTGAATACGCCATTCTTAACGAGCAGCAATCAGCCTTGCTATTAACGTACTTTAGAAATAACGATACGGTTAAAGCATTTAAAAAAGCACTGATCAAAGCGTTCTTTGAAATGCGTGACGAACTGAACAAGCGACAAGCTCCAGCGGAAAACTTATCGCGCATGGATATTTTGCAACTGGCCATGCAATCAGAAGAAGAGAGGCTGAGACTTGAGCAAGAAAAGTTAAAGCTTGAGCATCAAATAGAAGAGGAAGCCCCGCGCGTAGCCTTTGCCAAGCAGGTTGAGGCAGCGCCCGACGCAATAAGTGTGGCGCAAGCTGCAAAGGTTATTGGTACGGGCCAGCGGCGATTATTTGCGTTCCTTCGACAAATAGGCTGGATCTCAAGACGTAACGAGCCTTACCAGACAAAAATTGAATCAGGCTATCTTGATGTTAAGCTTGGTAGCTGGGATCATCCAGATCATGGGCTTAAGCAATCAGTAACCGCGCTAGTCACGGGCAAAGGGCTCTCCAAGCTTCAAAAGTTGTGGAGTGAACGAGATCAGGATCACGCAGCCTAG